The DNA sequence CGGTCAATCGTCTTTTGTTCTAACCAGCTTTTCTCAGCAGCTTGAATCATGCTATTGCTGATGTCTAACTCCGCAGCAATTTCCCACAGTTGTTGTCGGCTCAGTTCTTCGTCAGTATGGTGATTGGCGATCGCCAAATTTAAAATTGCTTGAATATCTTCTTGACGATAGGAATCGGGATAGTTAGGGGTTATATCTGGCATGGCATATTATTTCAGCAACTCTCTATTATTATTATGCTCAAAATGTGATGAGTTGCTACCGTAAACTTGGGGACGGTTTTTACTGTAGGTCAGATAGATGTTTTGTGGTTTACTGTTCGTTACAATTTTAATAATTAAAAAGCCTAAAAATAACCATAATTCCCTTTAATAATATTGGAATTATGATCTCGTAATTCAAACAGGAGCGTGCCATGAACGGCAACATTCGCGTCGGTAACTTATTCGGTATACCTTTTTTTATTAACCCTTCTTGGTTTTTTGTTTTAGCTTTAGTTACCTGGAGCTATGGCTCGGGACTAACTCAATTTCCTGAATTAACTGGGGTCACACCTTGGCTGCTAGGTTTAGTTACTGCCTTGTTGCTGTTCTCTTCCGTATTAGCCCATGAATTAGGACATAGCTTTGTCGCTATTTCTCAGGGAATCTCCGTTAAGTCAATCACCCTCTTTATCTTTGGTGGTTTAGCTACCCTCGAAAAAGAATCGGAAACCCCTTTACAGGCATTTTCAGTAGCGATCGCTGGGCCATTAGTTAGCCTGCTATTATTTGGTCTGTTTACCTTCGTTGCCACAACAGCACCTTTGACTACACCGATGCAGGCAATTATTTCTTTAGTCGCTTATATCAACTTAGTCTTGGCAGTATTTAACATGATCCCTGGCTTACCCCTGGATGGTGGGAATGTCTTAAAAGCGATTGTTTGGAAGATTACAGGTAATCCTAACAAGGGCGTAATTATTGCAGGTCGAGTTGGTCAGGTAATCGGCTGGATCGCGATCGCTCTAGGTATACTTTCCGTAATTGGTGTTAGTCAAGTAGGGAGCATTTGGACTCTCTTAATTGGTACTTTCTTATTACAAAATGCTGGTTTTGCTGCTCAATCTGCCACTGTACAGGACAAGTTAAGTCAATATACAGCAGAAGATGCGGTGATTGCTGATAGCCCGATTGTCAGCAGCAGTCTTTCAATTCGAGAGTTCGTGAACAACTACGTGATTGGTAAAGAGCGCTGGAAAAAGTTTTTAGTGGTGGATGAAAATCAACAGTTACTTGGTTTTATTACTACTGAAGATTTGAAACAGATCCACACCTCTGATTGGAACGATATTTATCTGACTGAGTTAGTTAAACCTGTTCCCGAAGTCGATACTATTGCTGCGGATACTTCTTTATTGGAAGTAGCAAAGCTGTTTGAGACTACCGAAGCTCGTGAGCTAGTGGTCATTGGTGCAGCGGGCAAAGTTCTGGGGTTGCTAGAAAAAGCTTCAATCATTAAATTAATGACTGAACAAGAAGATATCAAAGACAAAGCTGCCATTAAATCGGCTCAAGAACAGGAAAAAGCGATCATTAACTAGAACTAAAAAGTTTTCCCCTTAAAGATTTGGGGTTTGGGGACTTGGGGATTTGGGGACTTAGGGACTAGCTTCGCGTCGGGGATAAATTAACTTTATACACCCAACTTCCCTATTTCCCTATTTCCCTATTTCCCTATTGCTGACAAATTAATTCACATCAGCAATAACTCTATTATTCCCACTCAATTGTTCCAGGGGGTTTGGAGGTAATATCGTACACTACCCGATTGACTCCCTTAACCTCATTAACAATACGGTTCGAGATGGTTTCTAACATATCGTAAGGAACTCTTGCCCAATCTGCGGTCATGCCATCTTCACTGTTAATAAAACGCAGGACAATTGGATGAGCATAGGTGCGCTTGTCTCCCATCACCCCAACACTACGAATGGGTAACAAGACGGCAAAAGCCTGCCAGTAGTCGTGGTATACTCCCTGCTTGCTAATTTCATCCCGCACAATAAAATCAGCATCCCGCAGGATATTTAATCTTTCGGCGGTAACTTCTCCCACAATTCTGATGGCTAAACCAGGGCCAGGGAAAGGATGGCGACGGACAATTTCTTCTGGTAGCCCAATCGCGCGAGCCACGTTGCGTACCTCATCTTTAAAGAGTTTTCTTAAAGGCTCTACTAGTTTGAAACGTAGATCTTTTGGTAAACCACCAACATTGTGATGACTCTTGATTTTTACCGCTACTCGTTCTCCAGTTTGAGGATCGACGTTACTATCTGCGGACTCAATTACGTCAGGATATAAAGTTCCTTGAGCTAGATAGTCAAAAGGGCCTAGTTTCTTAGATTCTGCTTCAAAAACCTGAATAAACTCATGTCCGATCCGACGGCGTTTCAATTCAGGATCGATTACTCCCTCCACCTGCTTTAAAAAGCGATCGCGCGCCATGACATATTCAACAGGGATATGAAATTGATTTTTAAATATTTCTACCAGTTTTTCTGGTTCACCCTTGCGCATGAACCCCTGATCGATAAACATACAGGTCAATTGATTGCCGATGGCTCGATGGAGCAGAAAAGCTAGAGTCGAGGAATCTACACCTCCTGAAAGAGCCAGCAGAACACGTTTATCACCAACTTTCGCTCGAATATCGCGAATCGACTCTTCCACAAAAGCTTCGGTTGTCCAGGTGGGTTCACATTGGCAAACATGGTAAACAAAATTGCGAATTAAGGCAATTCCGCCTTCTGAGTGAACTACTTCGGGATGAAACTGTACCCCAAATAGTTTTCGTTCGGGATTAGATATTGCTGCACAGGGAGTATTTTTGGTGTAGGCTAAGATCGAAAAACCCTCTGGTAAATCGGTGCAGGAGTCTCCATGACTCATCCACATGGTTGCACCATTTTCGACGTTGGTTAGTAAGTCTGTGGGATCTTCAATAAATAGCTGTGCTTTACCGTATTCTCCTAGCTTAACTTTTTCGACCGTTCCCCCAAGCTGCTTCACCATTAACTGCATCCCGTAGCACACACCTAAAATCGGAATACCCAGATTCCAAATTTCAGGATCGCATTTGGGTGCCTGGTCATCGTATACCGAGTTAGGCCCGCCAGAAAGAATAATCCCGCGAGGATCTATTTTCCGCAGTTCTTCAGCACTCGTTCTGTAAGATAAGACTTCTGAATATACTTGAGTTTCTCGAATTCTACGAGCAATTAACTCGGAGTACTGAGAACCAAAATCGATGATAATAATTGTTTGACGATTGACTTGATTGACTAAAGAGTCAGAAGCGAAAGTATCGCTGCTGGGAGAAGAGATTGGTTGTGTTTGAATAGTCACTATACTCTAGGAAGTCTATGTAAGTAATTAGGTAACAAAGTGTAAAGAAACTTGAGTTTTTGATACCAAATTTATATTTGGAGAGTTATGATTTTAGCGGGAAACCCTTTATTAAGAGAAATTACGGTAAATATCTTCATAGGTTAACATAATTTAGGCAGTAACAAAAGAGCATTATCGCTTCTTTTGATCACTTCTCTACTGCGGTCAAATAGTATTGAACCCACACAAAGTTTCTGTTCTGTATACTTGTAAATATAGTCCTGGCATTTGGTGTCGATCGCCTGAGTTAGTTCTTGATAAACTAAGTCTACCCAATGAGAATTATCTACTTCTGTTACATCAAATTCTCGTAATAAATTTAGGGCAGCTTCGGTAGTGGCACAGTTAAAAATTTGTTGAGTTTGAGAAGTTGCTAATCCCAGCTTGGCGCAATAGGCGGTCAGGATCTCTAATCTGCCATCAGCAAGATGATTGTGGGTATGAAAAATTCCTCCCGCTAGCTTAATTAATTTGCCGTGATAACCAAACAGTAAGATTGATTTAACCTCAGCAGCAGCAGCAGTAACTAACATTGAGCCGAGCCAGTTGGCAGTTTTAATAATTCTTTGGGGATCTATGCCCGATTTTTGCGCTAAATCGATGCCGTTCTCGCCAATACAAAATACTAGAGCATCAAACAGCTTTGCTTTGGTTTTAATCTCTGCTTGATATGCTGATAGTTGACTAGGTGCTGTTAGTGGCTGGACTATGCCTGTAGTTCCTAATAGAGAAAGCCCTTCAACTACGCCAAAAGCTTCATTAGAGGTGCGTTTAGCTAATTGCACTCCTGCGGGTAAAATTATGGTTACGGTGATGTTTTGATTTTGCTCTAATAAAGGTTGCAGATTTGCCTGAATTAATTCTTGAGCATAACTATAGATTGCTGCTTGGTTTTGGTTATCTTGTTGCTTGCCAATACCTTCTCCTCCTTGGATGGTGACTTGTTTAGGGTCATCTGAATTAAAACTTAGACTTACTTTTGCCCAAATAGGAGTATTGCGAGTCAAATCTAAATGATCGCCAGGATCGCTGCGGGTAATGGCGATCGCACAGTTACGATCGATTGTGGCTACCTGTTCAATGTCAATTATTGCTTGTTCTGCTGGCTTAATTAGATTGACTGTCACCTGCGCAGGGGAACATTGCTGCTGAAGATGGCGCAAAGCTGCGATCGCACTGGCACAGGCGAAGACAGGAAGAGTATATCCAGGGGACATAGATTGGTTCTAGTTAATAGAGCTTAATCTCACATTCTACAGCTTGGTTACGGCCCATTTCTTTTGCTTGATATAAACCTTGATCCGCTGCTGCAATCAATACCTCAAAATTAAAGTCAGGATGCGGAATACAGGAGGATACGCCTAAAGAGATGGTGACATAAAGATCGACAGACGAACGCAGGTGAGGAATTTTGAGGGCTTCAACCTGCAAACGAATCTGTTGGGCTAAATATTTTGCTCCTGCCATGGAAGTTCCAGGTAGTACCAAGACAAATTCTTCTCCTCCATAACGAGCAACTAGATCGCTAGGACGTTTAATCACTTTGCTAATTGCTTGAGCGACTTCGATTAAACAGCGATCGCCTGCGGGATGACCATAGGTATCGTTATAAAGCTTGAAATGGTCAATATCACAAAGAATTAACGCTAAAGGACTTTGTTCTCTAGATAGTCTAGTCCACTCTTGGGCAATATAGCGATCGAATTTACGACGGTTAGCAATTTGAGTCAAACTATCCATGACAGATAGTTGTTCTAGCTCTTGATTGGCTTGTTCTAGCTGTTGATAAAGTTTTGCCTGTTTAATCGCTACGGAAAGCTCCAGGGCAACTCGCTCTAAAAGATTGATTTCTTCAGGATTCCACTGTCTAGCTATCGAACAATTCTCAATACAGATTAGTCCCCAGAGATCTTTTTCAGCAGTAATTGGGATCAGTAATGTCGAACAGGATCTAGGAAAATGAGGCGATGATTCAACAAAATCTTGAGTAACACTTTCACCAGAAGACAACTGAGGCAGATTATTTTGAAACAGGGTTTCGGGGACTTGTTTCGGCTCAGAAATGTCACAGCTTAAGGGTGAATCAACTAGCCTAGATTCAACTAATAAAGTTAACTTTTCTGTCTCCTCCACTCGATTTATTTGAATTTTTTCAGCCAAAAGAAATTGCTTAACTTCATCTACCGTAGTCTGTAAAATTTGCTCTAGCTCTAGAGATGCATGAATTTTTTGCGTAATCTGAGTTAAAAGGCGATCGCTTGCTGCTCGCTGAATTAATTTTTGTTCAGTTTTTTTGAGTGAGGTGATATCAAAACAATAGCCAACTAATCCTTGAAATTCTCCCTTTAAAGAAAATTGTGGCACAGCATAATTAGAGATCCAACGAGATTTTTGATTGACTATTTTTAAGCGATAATTAATCGTAAATCCTTTGGCTTCAGCTAAGGCTTGATTAAACTTAGATTGACAATCAGCTAAATCTTGAGGATGAATATTTAGCATCCAATTGTTATTTAATCTAATATTATTCTCTTGACCTAAAACCCGACTCCAAGCTTGATTAAAAAAGGTAGTATTGCCAATTGCATCGCACATCCAAACTAAAGTAGAGGTATTATCTATGATAGTTTGGAATAAATTTTTAGTCGCTATGAGCTGAGAACTAAGTTCGGCATTTTCTTGTCTAAGAGAATTTAGCTCTTGATTTTGTTTTGATTTTTCGAGTGCCAAGAAAATAGTTTTAGCTAATAAAGTAGGAGAAATCTTAGACAGGATCAAGCAATTATTACATACAACTGGTAAACATGCTAAATCTATACTTGTTTTAGTAGTACAAAATATAATCGGAATATCATATATATTTACTTCTTTAATTCTTGATAAAAAAATCAAATGACTAGTTTCTGGCTGATTAAAAATAAAAAAGATTAGATCGGGATGCTCTAGTTGAATTAAATTTGCAATATCATCAAGATCTGTAATTTTAGTTAATTGCATCATCAAGTCAGATTTAATCTGAGCTAGGTGACGTTCGATTTGCACGCTACCAGCTTGGTGATTGTCTATCAATAAAATTTTGACAGTCGAATTAATAGCTTGCACAAACAATAAAAATAACTTTATCCTCTAATTTTCTCATATAATTTAATTTTTAGATGACTTTGATTTAAGATTATTTACTTATTTACGTAAAAATTACTATATTCATAATGAAGATAAAATAAGAAATAATTTAACTTTAAATATTTATCTTAATTAAGAATTTATTAAGTCATTTGTAGAAAATGATAGCGAAAACAGACAAGTAAGCTATTAAAATTTAGTTTAACTATGGAAGGAAATAGGTAAATAGGGAGATAGGGAGATAATTTGACGGTTTATTTCCTAATTAAACAATCTGCAATTTAAATACACATTAGCTTAGTCAAGCTTAATTGATCTTAGATAGATATAGCTCTATGTAAAAACACGAGGATATCTTTGAAATACTACTTCCTACTTCCTACTTCCTACTTCCTATTTCTCAAAAATATCAAGCTGTTCCATATTCCCGTCAGGATCTTTCTGAGGCTGCACCTGTTCGATTCCTTGGCGTAAACCCAAGGCAATTTTGCTGTGCTTTTCAATTTGTCCCATCACCTGTCTAGCTCTAGATATCACCGAAGAAGGCAAACCAGCTAGTCTCCCTGCTTCAATACCGTAGGATTTGCTAGCACCACCCGCACACACCTGATGGAGAAAGATAATTTTGTCTGCCATTTCTTTAACGGTTACTTGGTAGTTAGCTACGTTAGTTAAGATGGAAGCTAGTTCATTTAATTCATGGTAGTGAGTGGCAAAAATAGTTCTCCCTTGAATATCTGTGGCTAAATATTCCGCTACCGCCCAAGCTATAGAAAGTCCATCAAAAGTTGCGGTACCTCGACCAATTTCATCCAGGAGAATCAGCGATTTAGGAGTAGCATGATTGAGGATATTCGCGGTTTCGTTCATCTCCACCATAAAAGTAGATTGTCCTGTGGCAAGATCGTCTACTGCACCCACGCGGGTAAAAATGCGATCGCAAATTGCCAATCTCGCCTCTGTGGCTGGAACAAAACTCCCAATTTGAGCAATTAACTGAATCAAACCAATCTGACGTAAATAACAGCTTTTACCACTAGCATTAGGGCCAGTCAAAATAATCAAATCTGGATATTCTCCCCCCTTGTCTAAGGGAGGTTGGGGGGGATTACCCATTTGCGCAGAATTAGGGACAAAAAACCCTTCTCCCAAAGACTGCTCTACTACAGGATGTCTACCCTCAACTATGTCAATTTCTCGTCCTTGAATCATTTCAGGACAGCAATAGTTTTGATAAACAGCGATTTCTGCCAATCCTGCTAAAACATCGATCGCCGCCACAGCTTTGGAGATACTACGAATTAACTGGGATTTTTCGGCAACAGTGGCTCTTAATTCGGTAAAAATATCGTATTCGAGGTTGCTTAAATCATCTTTCGCCGTCAGGATTCTCGTTTCCCGCTCTTTTAACTCCGAGGTAATATACCTTTCTTCATTGGTTAAAGTCTGCTTCCGCTGATAGTTGTCGGGAGCTTGACTAGCTTTAGAACGGGGCATACTAATATAGTAGCCAAAGGTTTTGTTGTAGCCCACCTTAATATTAGCTACTCCCACTCGTTCTCTTTCTGTTACCTCTAAATTCGTCAGCCACTGTTTATCATCTTCTAACCGCTGGCGAATTTCATCTAGTCGAGTATCAACACCGTCTTTAATCATCCCCCCTTCCTTAAGCAGCTGAGGGGGAGATTCTACTAAACGCTCGGTGACATATACCCCTAACTGTTCCAACTCTGGTGGCATCTTATGCAGGGCTTTCAAAAAAGGTGCGTTACCATAGGAAGCGATCGCCGATAAGTCGCTTAATTTGAGCAAAGATTCCGCTAGAGCTAGTAAATCTCGCGCATTTGCCGTACCAGAAGCCACTCTACCCGATAATCTTTCCAGATCGTATATTTTACGCAGCATTGAGCGTAAATCCTGGCGTAGAGAAATATTGGCTACTAGCTCCGCGATCGTCTCTTGTCTGGCTGCAATACCTTTAAGATCGATTAATGGTTGCAATACCCAGCGTCGTAAGGCTCTACCTCCCATTGCCGTACTGGTGCGATCTAATGCCCAGAGTAGTGAACCGTGAAACGTACCGTCGCGTATTGTTTGCGTAATTTCTAAATTGCGTCGAGTCTGATGATCGAGAACCAAATAATCAGCCAAACTATAGGTGCGTAGCGGTTGCAATGGCACTTGATAGGCTTTTTGAGTATCTGCGACATATTCTAACAAACCTCCCGCTGCTCGAACTCCCAGAGGAATATCCCCACAACCCATTCCT is a window from the Pleurocapsa minor HA4230-MV1 genome containing:
- the mutS gene encoding DNA mismatch repair protein MutS, with translation MYQHYVEVKEQYPNALLLYRVGDFFECFFQDAVTIARELELVQTSKEGGKELGRVAMTGVPHHALERYSTMLVEKGYAVAICDQVEDAATASAEKRNLVKREIQKLLTPGTLTDDGMLRSRQNNFLAAIVVAGEHWGLAYADISTGEFFTTQSSELSSLTLELLRLQPSEVLIPANAPDVNGLLRPGEKSEYLADYLPDSFCYSLRSQQPFTLVEASQRLRDTFDVSSLEGMGCGDIPLGVRAAGGLLEYVADTQKAYQVPLQPLRTYSLADYLVLDHQTRRNLEITQTIRDGTFHGSLLWALDRTSTAMGGRALRRWVLQPLIDLKGIAARQETIAELVANISLRQDLRSMLRKIYDLERLSGRVASGTANARDLLALAESLLKLSDLSAIASYGNAPFLKALHKMPPELEQLGVYVTERLVESPPQLLKEGGMIKDGVDTRLDEIRQRLEDDKQWLTNLEVTERERVGVANIKVGYNKTFGYYISMPRSKASQAPDNYQRKQTLTNEERYITSELKERETRILTAKDDLSNLEYDIFTELRATVAEKSQLIRSISKAVAAIDVLAGLAEIAVYQNYCCPEMIQGREIDIVEGRHPVVEQSLGEGFFVPNSAQMGNPPQPPLDKGGEYPDLIILTGPNASGKSCYLRQIGLIQLIAQIGSFVPATEARLAICDRIFTRVGAVDDLATGQSTFMVEMNETANILNHATPKSLILLDEIGRGTATFDGLSIAWAVAEYLATDIQGRTIFATHYHELNELASILTNVANYQVTVKEMADKIIFLHQVCAGGASKSYGIEAGRLAGLPSSVISRARQVMGQIEKHSKIALGLRQGIEQVQPQKDPDGNMEQLDIFEK
- a CDS encoding site-2 protease family protein, coding for MNGNIRVGNLFGIPFFINPSWFFVLALVTWSYGSGLTQFPELTGVTPWLLGLVTALLLFSSVLAHELGHSFVAISQGISVKSITLFIFGGLATLEKESETPLQAFSVAIAGPLVSLLLFGLFTFVATTAPLTTPMQAIISLVAYINLVLAVFNMIPGLPLDGGNVLKAIVWKITGNPNKGVIIAGRVGQVIGWIAIALGILSVIGVSQVGSIWTLLIGTFLLQNAGFAAQSATVQDKLSQYTAEDAVIADSPIVSSSLSIREFVNNYVIGKERWKKFLVVDENQQLLGFITTEDLKQIHTSDWNDIYLTELVKPVPEVDTIAADTSLLEVAKLFETTEARELVVIGAAGKVLGLLEKASIIKLMTEQEDIKDKAAIKSAQEQEKAIIN
- a CDS encoding diguanylate cyclase — protein: MQAINSTVKILLIDNHQAGSVQIERHLAQIKSDLMMQLTKITDLDDIANLIQLEHPDLIFFIFNQPETSHLIFLSRIKEVNIYDIPIIFCTTKTSIDLACLPVVCNNCLILSKISPTLLAKTIFLALEKSKQNQELNSLRQENAELSSQLIATKNLFQTIIDNTSTLVWMCDAIGNTTFFNQAWSRVLGQENNIRLNNNWMLNIHPQDLADCQSKFNQALAEAKGFTINYRLKIVNQKSRWISNYAVPQFSLKGEFQGLVGYCFDITSLKKTEQKLIQRAASDRLLTQITQKIHASLELEQILQTTVDEVKQFLLAEKIQINRVEETEKLTLLVESRLVDSPLSCDISEPKQVPETLFQNNLPQLSSGESVTQDFVESSPHFPRSCSTLLIPITAEKDLWGLICIENCSIARQWNPEEINLLERVALELSVAIKQAKLYQQLEQANQELEQLSVMDSLTQIANRRKFDRYIAQEWTRLSREQSPLALILCDIDHFKLYNDTYGHPAGDRCLIEVAQAISKVIKRPSDLVARYGGEEFVLVLPGTSMAGAKYLAQQIRLQVEALKIPHLRSSVDLYVTISLGVSSCIPHPDFNFEVLIAAADQGLYQAKEMGRNQAVECEIKLY
- the guaA gene encoding glutamine-hydrolyzing GMP synthase, whose translation is MIIIDFGSQYSELIARRIRETQVYSEVLSYRTSAEELRKIDPRGIILSGGPNSVYDDQAPKCDPEIWNLGIPILGVCYGMQLMVKQLGGTVEKVKLGEYGKAQLFIEDPTDLLTNVENGATMWMSHGDSCTDLPEGFSILAYTKNTPCAAISNPERKLFGVQFHPEVVHSEGGIALIRNFVYHVCQCEPTWTTEAFVEESIRDIRAKVGDKRVLLALSGGVDSSTLAFLLHRAIGNQLTCMFIDQGFMRKGEPEKLVEIFKNQFHIPVEYVMARDRFLKQVEGVIDPELKRRRIGHEFIQVFEAESKKLGPFDYLAQGTLYPDVIESADSNVDPQTGERVAVKIKSHHNVGGLPKDLRFKLVEPLRKLFKDEVRNVARAIGLPEEIVRRHPFPGPGLAIRIVGEVTAERLNILRDADFIVRDEISKQGVYHDYWQAFAVLLPIRSVGVMGDKRTYAHPIVLRFINSEDGMTADWARVPYDMLETISNRIVNEVKGVNRVVYDITSKPPGTIEWE
- the cbiD gene encoding cobalt-precorrin-5B (C(1))-methyltransferase CbiD, which translates into the protein MSPGYTLPVFACASAIAALRHLQQQCSPAQVTVNLIKPAEQAIIDIEQVATIDRNCAIAITRSDPGDHLDLTRNTPIWAKVSLSFNSDDPKQVTIQGGEGIGKQQDNQNQAAIYSYAQELIQANLQPLLEQNQNITVTIILPAGVQLAKRTSNEAFGVVEGLSLLGTTGIVQPLTAPSQLSAYQAEIKTKAKLFDALVFCIGENGIDLAQKSGIDPQRIIKTANWLGSMLVTAAAAEVKSILLFGYHGKLIKLAGGIFHTHNHLADGRLEILTAYCAKLGLATSQTQQIFNCATTEAALNLLREFDVTEVDNSHWVDLVYQELTQAIDTKCQDYIYKYTEQKLCVGSILFDRSREVIKRSDNALLLLPKLC